The genomic stretch TCTATGTTTAAATGCAGCCGTTCAATAAGACCTGCCCGTGTCCTTTCCGGTTGTTTGAATGCCTGGGATCCAACAACCTTCCTGGGGCGTTTATCGCTTACCCCGAGCACTACTTTTCCTCCGCCTTCATTGGCTAATGCCGCGCAGTACTTGACCAGTTTCTCAAAAGGATAATTGTTTTCCGCTGTTTTGAACTCCAGGTTCTCACCTTCCTGTGAGTCCAGCAACTCTTGTAATTGATCGATCATTATGTTTGATGTTTTTGTCATGATGGGCACGCCTAAATTCATTTTTGATTTTAGATTGCTGATTTTTGATTGAAAAAAAATTCCGCCGCAGCCACCAAATCCTAAATTTTAAATTTTTTGATTGTTGATTTTTGATTGAAAAGCCCCTCACCGCTGCCACCAGATCTAAAATCTAAAACCCCAAATCTAAAATTTCCTTAATCCTGTCTGCAAGTTGTTTCAACTTGGTATTCAATTCCACCATGGAACCCATATTTTTTTCTTTTTTCAATCTATTACGAATTCCCATTTGTTCCTGCTGCAATCTTTCCAGTTCCTTGAGCCTTTCCAAACGCCCATCTATCTCTTCTGAAGTATGATAAAAAACAGTTTTTTCTGCTGTTTCCGTGTATTCCGTATGTTCCGTGGTTAAACAATAACGCCCAGTATGCACCGCACAATTCAAGGCAATAATACGCTGCACCATGTCCTGATAAAAATCATAAAAAGTATGATAAGAAAAGTTGGTCACGCAAAAATCATGCAAAAATTCTTTCTGCCAGCCGTCGGCATGATCAGGCGAGAGCCATGGGGTGTCGTGAACCGTTTCAGCCATGATCTTACTGCTATCCGAGCGGTTAATTCTTTTCTCCGCCACATTCAGGGCAATTTCTTCCCCATGCACAAAGATCAACAATACAGGGTAGGGAATGGCTCGCTGAATGATCTCGCCAATCCGTTTTTGTCTCTTGGGTGATTGCAGCGTCACCTCGATAACGGCAATTTCCAGATACTCCTTTTCATCATCTGTGTATTGGGCAATGTTGATGGTCTCCGGTTTCAGGGTGTATGCCCAAGTAATCTTTTCGATATCCTGACTGAATGCCTTTTTGTCTGTGACGTTGAGATTCAGCTCAAAAAAATGCTTCTTAAAGATCTTTTTGCCCAGATAACAGCTTTGCGGACACTGGAGTTTTTGATAAAAGGAGTCAACCGTTATCATTTCGATAGCTAAGAGTTGATGAGGCCTCGAAGTTTATCCCGGAAATAGCAAAAACTTGGAGAGTTATTGTTATTCACATCCATATGAGGCGAAATATTCATTGCCCAAGCTGATTTCTCAGCCCCAATTTTATGGTAGCCCTCGGAGGCTAATTTTTGTGACCCGCCAGAATAGATCGCGTCAGCAAGCTTTTCCCAAGTGTGACAAATTGAATCATTCTCGTAAGTGGCCAGGATATTATCCTTTCCTTCTGGATAGGCTGATTTTACTGCGTCAATATCACCTAAAAACCAAGCTTCTCCCTCTTCAATAGCGATACAGAAACGTGTTTCAGGGCGAGGGGTGCATGAATTGAGAACAGCAGTAAGTTCTTTACGAAAAAACTTTTGGCACTTGCTGTCCAGGTCACAAACAAGAATTACGGCTGCACGATAATCATTCGGGTAACCTGCATAGGTCCGACCATACCCCTGGAGCAACTTGGGAAGCTGAGTAAGTAGGGCTCGTTTGGCTGGGTCAGATGAGGCCCTAAGGTTTCGCGGAATTCTGCCAATTCCTTTGTAAGCCTTAACCGTGAAGGTATGGTCTTCTCCGATAATTTTAGGAACAAGGATTTCAAGCGCTTTCTTTCCGGACTGATCCTCAACGAGTATATCAAAATGCATGGGAATTTACCTCGCATCCAGATAGTCGCTGTACCACAGACCGCCAAGGAGCAATCCTTCTGCAACCATGTTTTTTACAAGGTGGTCATCACTTGCTCGGCGAATGGTCGAAAAACCATC from Desulfobulbaceae bacterium encodes the following:
- a CDS encoding ATP-binding protein, with protein sequence MIDQLQELLDSQEGENLEFKTAENNYPFEKLVKYCAALANEGGGKVVLGVSDKRPRKVVGSQAFKQPERTRAGLIERLHLNI
- a CDS encoding DUF4391 domain-containing protein, which encodes MITVDSFYQKLQCPQSCYLGKKIFKKHFFELNLNVTDKKAFSQDIEKITWAYTLKPETINIAQYTDDEKEYLEIAVIEVTLQSPKRQKRIGEIIQRAIPYPVLLIFVHGEEIALNVAEKRINRSDSSKIMAETVHDTPWLSPDHADGWQKEFLHDFCVTNFSYHTFYDFYQDMVQRIIALNCAVHTGRYCLTTEHTEYTETAEKTVFYHTSEEIDGRLERLKELERLQQEQMGIRNRLKKEKNMGSMVELNTKLKQLADRIKEILDLGF
- a CDS encoding DUF4276 family protein translates to MHFDILVEDQSGKKALEILVPKIIGEDHTFTVKAYKGIGRIPRNLRASSDPAKRALLTQLPKLLQGYGRTYAGYPNDYRAAVILVCDLDSKCQKFFRKELTAVLNSCTPRPETRFCIAIEEGEAWFLGDIDAVKSAYPEGKDNILATYENDSICHTWEKLADAIYSGGSQKLASEGYHKIGAEKSAWAMNISPHMDVNNNNSPSFCYFRDKLRGLINS